A genomic region of Pyrus communis chromosome 14, drPyrComm1.1, whole genome shotgun sequence contains the following coding sequences:
- the LOC137716218 gene encoding probable NOT transcription complex subunit VIP2 isoform X4: MSGLLNSSLNGSASNLPDNSGRFASSFSGQSGAASPVFHHSGSIQGLHNIHGSFSVPNMPGTLTSRSSTLNNVPSGGVQQPTGSLSGGRFTSNNLPVALSQLSHGSSHGHSGITNRGGISVVGNPGFSSSTNGIGGSIPGILPTSAAIGNRNAVSGLGVSPILGNAGPRITSSMGNMVGGGNIGRSISSGGGLSVPGLASRLNLSANSGSGSLTVQGQNRLMSGVLPQGSPQVISMLGNSYPNPGGPLSQSHVQVNNLSSMGIMNDVNSNDSSPFDINDFPSLTSRPSSAGGPQGQLGLGVSPIVQQNQEFSIQNEDFPALPGFKGGNAEYGIDMHQKEQLHDNAVSMMQSQHFSMGRSSGFNLGGAYSSHRPQQQQQHAPSVSSSGVSFSQVNNQDFLHMHGSDIFPSSHSTYHSQTNGGPPGIGLRPLNSANSVSGMGSYDQLIQQYQQQNQSQFRLQQMSAGNQSFRDQGVKSMQSAQSAPDLFGLLGLLSVIRMSDPDLTSLALGIDLTTLGLNLNSTENLHKTFGSPWSDEPAKGDPEFGVPQCYYTKQPPVLHKGYFSKFSVETLFYIFYSMPKDEAQLYAANELNNRGWFYHKEHRLWFIRVPNMEPLGKTNTYERGSYHCFDPNTFETVRKDNFVVHYELLEKRPTLPQR; the protein is encoded by the exons ATGTCGGGTTTACTTAAT TCTTCTCTGAACGGATCAGCCTCAAATCTTCCAGACAATAGTGGGCGATTTGCGTCATCTTTCTCTGGTCAATCTGGTGCAGCTTCTCCTGTTTTTCATCACTCAG GAAGTATTCAGGGATTGCATAACATTCATGGGAGCTTCAGTGTTCCCAACATGCCAGGTACTTTaacatcaagaagttcaacattAAATAATGTGCCTTCCGGTGGAGTACAACAACCAACTGGAAGCCTCTCTGGCGGACGATTCACATCAAATAACCTTCCTGTTGCTTTGTCTCAG TTATCTCATGGAAGCTCCCATGGACATTCAGGAATCACTAATAGAGGAGGTATAAGTGTAGTAGGAAACCCTGGATTTAGTAGTAGCACAAATGGAATTGGCGGTTCTATTCCTGGGATTCTCCCTACATCTGCTGCAATTGGTAACCGGAATGCTGTTTCAGGGTTGGGCGTGTCCCCAATTTTGGGAAATGCAGGTCCTCGGATTACAAGTTCCATGGGAAACATGGTTGGTGGGGGCAACATTGGGAGGAGTATTAGCTCTGGTGGAGGCTTGTCAGTGCCTGGTCTTGCTTCTCGTCTAAATTTAAGTGCAAATAGTGGATCTGGAAGCTTAACTGTCCAAGGGCAAAATCGCTTGATGAGTGGTGTGCTACCACAAG GGTCTCCGCAAGTAATTTCAATGCTTGGAAATTCTTATCCTAATCCTGGAGGTCCACTTTCTCAAAGCCATGTCCAAGTGAATAATTTGAGCTCTATGGGAATAATGAATGATGTGAATTCTAATGACAGTTCTCCTTTTGACATCAATGATTTCCCTTCATTAACAAGTCGTCCTAGTTCTGCGGGAGGGCCTCAGGGGCAATTGG GCCTTGGCGTTAGTCCTATTGTTCAACAGAACCAAGAGTTCAGCATCCAAAATGAGGACTTTCCAGCTTTACCAGGATTTAAAG GTGGTAATGCTGAATATGGGATTGATATGCACCAGAAAGAACAACTCCATGACAATGCTGTGTCGATGATGCAATCTCAGCACTTCTCA ATGGGAAGGTCCTCAGGATTTAACTTGGGGGGAGCTTATTCTTCTCATAGGCCACAACAGCAGCAACAACATGCTCCATCAGTCAGCAGTAGTGGTGTCTCGTTTTCACAAGTAAACAATCAGGATTTTCTCCATATGCATGGTTCAGACATATTCCCATCATCACattcaacatatcattcacag ACTAATGGAGGACCTCCTGGCATTGGATTAAGACCTCTGAATTCTGCCAATTCAGTTTCTGGTATGGGTTCATATGACCAGCTTATTCAGCAGTATCAACAACAAAATCAATCCCAGTTTCGCCTGCAACAGATGTCAGCTGGAAATCAATCATTTAGGGATCAGGGAGTGAAATCAATGCAGTCAGCGCAATCTGCTCCAGACCTATTTGGTTTGCTTGGATTGTTAAGTGTCATAAGGATGAGCGATCCTGATCTTACATCGCTTGCACTTGGAATTGATTTGACAACGCTGGGATTAAACTTGAATTCAACAGAAAATCTTCACAAGACTTTTGGTTCCCCGTGGTCTGATGAGCCAGCTAAGGGTGATCCAGAGTTTGGTGTTCCTCAATGTTACTATACTAAACAACCGCCTGTACTACAT AAAGGGTATTTTTCAAAGTTTTCTGTGGAAACGTTGTTCTATATCTTTTACAG CATGCCCAAAGACGAAGCCCAATTATATGCTGCCAATGAACT TAATAATAGAGGCTGGTTTTATCACAAGGAGCACCGTCTGTGGTTCATAAGGGTACCGAACATGGAGCCACTTGGGAAGACCAACACGTACGAGAGAGGATCTTATCACTGCTTTGATCCCAATACATTTGAAACAGTCCGAAAG GATAATTTTGTCGTGCATTATGAGTTGTTGGAGAAGAGACCGACGTTACCACAGCGTTGA
- the LOC137716218 gene encoding probable NOT transcription complex subunit VIP2 isoform X3, whose amino-acid sequence MSGLLNSSLNGSASNLPDNSGRFASSFSGQSGAASPVFHHSGSIQGLHNIHGSFSVPNMPGTLTSRSSTLNNVPSGGVQQPTGSLSGGRFTSNNLPVALSQLSHGSSHGHSGITNRGGISVVGNPGFSSSTNGIGGSIPGILPTSAAIGNRNAVSGLGVSPILGNAGPRITSSMGNMVGGGNIGRSISSGGGLSVPGLASRLNLSANSGSGSLTVQGQNRLMSGVLPQGSPQVISMLGNSYPNPGGPLSQSHVQVNNLSSMGIMNDVNSNDSSPFDINDFPSLTSRPSSAGGPQGQLGLGVSPIVQQNQEFSIQNEDFPALPGFKAGGNAEYGIDMHQKEQLHDNAVSMMQSQHFSMGRSSGFNLGGAYSSHRPQQQQQHAPSVSSSGVSFSQVNNQDFLHMHGSDIFPSSHSTYHSQTNGGPPGIGLRPLNSANSVSGMGSYDQLIQQYQQQNQSQFRLQQMSAGNQSFRDQGVKSMQSAQSAPDLFGLLGLLSVIRMSDPDLTSLALGIDLTTLGLNLNSTENLHKTFGSPWSDEPAKGDPEFGVPQCYYTKQPPVLHKGYFSKFSVETLFYIFYSMPKDEAQLYAANELNNRGWFYHKEHRLWFIRVPNMEPLGKTNTYERGSYHCFDPNTFETVRKDNFVVHYELLEKRPTLPQR is encoded by the exons ATGTCGGGTTTACTTAAT TCTTCTCTGAACGGATCAGCCTCAAATCTTCCAGACAATAGTGGGCGATTTGCGTCATCTTTCTCTGGTCAATCTGGTGCAGCTTCTCCTGTTTTTCATCACTCAG GAAGTATTCAGGGATTGCATAACATTCATGGGAGCTTCAGTGTTCCCAACATGCCAGGTACTTTaacatcaagaagttcaacattAAATAATGTGCCTTCCGGTGGAGTACAACAACCAACTGGAAGCCTCTCTGGCGGACGATTCACATCAAATAACCTTCCTGTTGCTTTGTCTCAG TTATCTCATGGAAGCTCCCATGGACATTCAGGAATCACTAATAGAGGAGGTATAAGTGTAGTAGGAAACCCTGGATTTAGTAGTAGCACAAATGGAATTGGCGGTTCTATTCCTGGGATTCTCCCTACATCTGCTGCAATTGGTAACCGGAATGCTGTTTCAGGGTTGGGCGTGTCCCCAATTTTGGGAAATGCAGGTCCTCGGATTACAAGTTCCATGGGAAACATGGTTGGTGGGGGCAACATTGGGAGGAGTATTAGCTCTGGTGGAGGCTTGTCAGTGCCTGGTCTTGCTTCTCGTCTAAATTTAAGTGCAAATAGTGGATCTGGAAGCTTAACTGTCCAAGGGCAAAATCGCTTGATGAGTGGTGTGCTACCACAAG GGTCTCCGCAAGTAATTTCAATGCTTGGAAATTCTTATCCTAATCCTGGAGGTCCACTTTCTCAAAGCCATGTCCAAGTGAATAATTTGAGCTCTATGGGAATAATGAATGATGTGAATTCTAATGACAGTTCTCCTTTTGACATCAATGATTTCCCTTCATTAACAAGTCGTCCTAGTTCTGCGGGAGGGCCTCAGGGGCAATTGG GCCTTGGCGTTAGTCCTATTGTTCAACAGAACCAAGAGTTCAGCATCCAAAATGAGGACTTTCCAGCTTTACCAGGATTTAAAG CAGGTGGTAATGCTGAATATGGGATTGATATGCACCAGAAAGAACAACTCCATGACAATGCTGTGTCGATGATGCAATCTCAGCACTTCTCA ATGGGAAGGTCCTCAGGATTTAACTTGGGGGGAGCTTATTCTTCTCATAGGCCACAACAGCAGCAACAACATGCTCCATCAGTCAGCAGTAGTGGTGTCTCGTTTTCACAAGTAAACAATCAGGATTTTCTCCATATGCATGGTTCAGACATATTCCCATCATCACattcaacatatcattcacag ACTAATGGAGGACCTCCTGGCATTGGATTAAGACCTCTGAATTCTGCCAATTCAGTTTCTGGTATGGGTTCATATGACCAGCTTATTCAGCAGTATCAACAACAAAATCAATCCCAGTTTCGCCTGCAACAGATGTCAGCTGGAAATCAATCATTTAGGGATCAGGGAGTGAAATCAATGCAGTCAGCGCAATCTGCTCCAGACCTATTTGGTTTGCTTGGATTGTTAAGTGTCATAAGGATGAGCGATCCTGATCTTACATCGCTTGCACTTGGAATTGATTTGACAACGCTGGGATTAAACTTGAATTCAACAGAAAATCTTCACAAGACTTTTGGTTCCCCGTGGTCTGATGAGCCAGCTAAGGGTGATCCAGAGTTTGGTGTTCCTCAATGTTACTATACTAAACAACCGCCTGTACTACAT AAAGGGTATTTTTCAAAGTTTTCTGTGGAAACGTTGTTCTATATCTTTTACAG CATGCCCAAAGACGAAGCCCAATTATATGCTGCCAATGAACT TAATAATAGAGGCTGGTTTTATCACAAGGAGCACCGTCTGTGGTTCATAAGGGTACCGAACATGGAGCCACTTGGGAAGACCAACACGTACGAGAGAGGATCTTATCACTGCTTTGATCCCAATACATTTGAAACAGTCCGAAAG GATAATTTTGTCGTGCATTATGAGTTGTTGGAGAAGAGACCGACGTTACCACAGCGTTGA
- the LOC137716218 gene encoding probable NOT transcription complex subunit VIP2 isoform X6 gives MSGLLNSSLNGSASNLPDNSGRFASSFSGQSGAASPVFHHSGSIQGLHNIHGSFSVPNMPGTLTSRSSTLNNVPSGGVQQPTGSLSGGRFTSNNLPVALSQLSHGSSHGHSGITNRGGLGVSPILGNAGPRITSSMGNMVGGGNIGRSISSGGGLSVPGLASRLNLSANSGSGSLTVQGQNRLMSGVLPQGSPQVISMLGNSYPNPGGPLSQSHVQVNNLSSMGIMNDVNSNDSSPFDINDFPSLTSRPSSAGGPQGQLGSLRKQGLGVSPIVQQNQEFSIQNEDFPALPGFKGGNAEYGIDMHQKEQLHDNAVSMMQSQHFSMGRSSGFNLGGAYSSHRPQQQQQHAPSVSSSGVSFSQVNNQDFLHMHGSDIFPSSHSTYHSQTNGGPPGIGLRPLNSANSVSGMGSYDQLIQQYQQQNQSQFRLQQMSAGNQSFRDQGVKSMQSAQSAPDLFGLLGLLSVIRMSDPDLTSLALGIDLTTLGLNLNSTENLHKTFGSPWSDEPAKGDPEFGVPQCYYTKQPPVLHKGYFSKFSVETLFYIFYSMPKDEAQLYAANELNNRGWFYHKEHRLWFIRVPNMEPLGKTNTYERGSYHCFDPNTFETVRKDNFVVHYELLEKRPTLPQR, from the exons ATGTCGGGTTTACTTAAT TCTTCTCTGAACGGATCAGCCTCAAATCTTCCAGACAATAGTGGGCGATTTGCGTCATCTTTCTCTGGTCAATCTGGTGCAGCTTCTCCTGTTTTTCATCACTCAG GAAGTATTCAGGGATTGCATAACATTCATGGGAGCTTCAGTGTTCCCAACATGCCAGGTACTTTaacatcaagaagttcaacattAAATAATGTGCCTTCCGGTGGAGTACAACAACCAACTGGAAGCCTCTCTGGCGGACGATTCACATCAAATAACCTTCCTGTTGCTTTGTCTCAG TTATCTCATGGAAGCTCCCATGGACATTCAGGAATCACTAATAGAGGAG GGTTGGGCGTGTCCCCAATTTTGGGAAATGCAGGTCCTCGGATTACAAGTTCCATGGGAAACATGGTTGGTGGGGGCAACATTGGGAGGAGTATTAGCTCTGGTGGAGGCTTGTCAGTGCCTGGTCTTGCTTCTCGTCTAAATTTAAGTGCAAATAGTGGATCTGGAAGCTTAACTGTCCAAGGGCAAAATCGCTTGATGAGTGGTGTGCTACCACAAG GGTCTCCGCAAGTAATTTCAATGCTTGGAAATTCTTATCCTAATCCTGGAGGTCCACTTTCTCAAAGCCATGTCCAAGTGAATAATTTGAGCTCTATGGGAATAATGAATGATGTGAATTCTAATGACAGTTCTCCTTTTGACATCAATGATTTCCCTTCATTAACAAGTCGTCCTAGTTCTGCGGGAGGGCCTCAGGGGCAATTGG GTTCACTACGAAAACAAGGCCTTGGCGTTAGTCCTATTGTTCAACAGAACCAAGAGTTCAGCATCCAAAATGAGGACTTTCCAGCTTTACCAGGATTTAAAG GTGGTAATGCTGAATATGGGATTGATATGCACCAGAAAGAACAACTCCATGACAATGCTGTGTCGATGATGCAATCTCAGCACTTCTCA ATGGGAAGGTCCTCAGGATTTAACTTGGGGGGAGCTTATTCTTCTCATAGGCCACAACAGCAGCAACAACATGCTCCATCAGTCAGCAGTAGTGGTGTCTCGTTTTCACAAGTAAACAATCAGGATTTTCTCCATATGCATGGTTCAGACATATTCCCATCATCACattcaacatatcattcacag ACTAATGGAGGACCTCCTGGCATTGGATTAAGACCTCTGAATTCTGCCAATTCAGTTTCTGGTATGGGTTCATATGACCAGCTTATTCAGCAGTATCAACAACAAAATCAATCCCAGTTTCGCCTGCAACAGATGTCAGCTGGAAATCAATCATTTAGGGATCAGGGAGTGAAATCAATGCAGTCAGCGCAATCTGCTCCAGACCTATTTGGTTTGCTTGGATTGTTAAGTGTCATAAGGATGAGCGATCCTGATCTTACATCGCTTGCACTTGGAATTGATTTGACAACGCTGGGATTAAACTTGAATTCAACAGAAAATCTTCACAAGACTTTTGGTTCCCCGTGGTCTGATGAGCCAGCTAAGGGTGATCCAGAGTTTGGTGTTCCTCAATGTTACTATACTAAACAACCGCCTGTACTACAT AAAGGGTATTTTTCAAAGTTTTCTGTGGAAACGTTGTTCTATATCTTTTACAG CATGCCCAAAGACGAAGCCCAATTATATGCTGCCAATGAACT TAATAATAGAGGCTGGTTTTATCACAAGGAGCACCGTCTGTGGTTCATAAGGGTACCGAACATGGAGCCACTTGGGAAGACCAACACGTACGAGAGAGGATCTTATCACTGCTTTGATCCCAATACATTTGAAACAGTCCGAAAG GATAATTTTGTCGTGCATTATGAGTTGTTGGAGAAGAGACCGACGTTACCACAGCGTTGA
- the LOC137716218 gene encoding probable NOT transcription complex subunit VIP2 isoform X5, translated as MSGLLNSSLNGSASNLPDNSGRFASSFSGQSGAASPVFHHSGSIQGLHNIHGSFSVPNMPGTLTSRSSTLNNVPSGGVQQPTGSLSGGRFTSNNLPVALSQLSHGSSHGHSGITNRGGLGVSPILGNAGPRITSSMGNMVGGGNIGRSISSGGGLSVPGLASRLNLSANSGSGSLTVQGQNRLMSGVLPQGSPQVISMLGNSYPNPGGPLSQSHVQVNNLSSMGIMNDVNSNDSSPFDINDFPSLTSRPSSAGGPQGQLGSLRKQGLGVSPIVQQNQEFSIQNEDFPALPGFKAGGNAEYGIDMHQKEQLHDNAVSMMQSQHFSMGRSSGFNLGGAYSSHRPQQQQQHAPSVSSSGVSFSQVNNQDFLHMHGSDIFPSSHSTYHSQTNGGPPGIGLRPLNSANSVSGMGSYDQLIQQYQQQNQSQFRLQQMSAGNQSFRDQGVKSMQSAQSAPDLFGLLGLLSVIRMSDPDLTSLALGIDLTTLGLNLNSTENLHKTFGSPWSDEPAKGDPEFGVPQCYYTKQPPVLHKGYFSKFSVETLFYIFYSMPKDEAQLYAANELNNRGWFYHKEHRLWFIRVPNMEPLGKTNTYERGSYHCFDPNTFETVRKDNFVVHYELLEKRPTLPQR; from the exons ATGTCGGGTTTACTTAAT TCTTCTCTGAACGGATCAGCCTCAAATCTTCCAGACAATAGTGGGCGATTTGCGTCATCTTTCTCTGGTCAATCTGGTGCAGCTTCTCCTGTTTTTCATCACTCAG GAAGTATTCAGGGATTGCATAACATTCATGGGAGCTTCAGTGTTCCCAACATGCCAGGTACTTTaacatcaagaagttcaacattAAATAATGTGCCTTCCGGTGGAGTACAACAACCAACTGGAAGCCTCTCTGGCGGACGATTCACATCAAATAACCTTCCTGTTGCTTTGTCTCAG TTATCTCATGGAAGCTCCCATGGACATTCAGGAATCACTAATAGAGGAG GGTTGGGCGTGTCCCCAATTTTGGGAAATGCAGGTCCTCGGATTACAAGTTCCATGGGAAACATGGTTGGTGGGGGCAACATTGGGAGGAGTATTAGCTCTGGTGGAGGCTTGTCAGTGCCTGGTCTTGCTTCTCGTCTAAATTTAAGTGCAAATAGTGGATCTGGAAGCTTAACTGTCCAAGGGCAAAATCGCTTGATGAGTGGTGTGCTACCACAAG GGTCTCCGCAAGTAATTTCAATGCTTGGAAATTCTTATCCTAATCCTGGAGGTCCACTTTCTCAAAGCCATGTCCAAGTGAATAATTTGAGCTCTATGGGAATAATGAATGATGTGAATTCTAATGACAGTTCTCCTTTTGACATCAATGATTTCCCTTCATTAACAAGTCGTCCTAGTTCTGCGGGAGGGCCTCAGGGGCAATTGG GTTCACTACGAAAACAAGGCCTTGGCGTTAGTCCTATTGTTCAACAGAACCAAGAGTTCAGCATCCAAAATGAGGACTTTCCAGCTTTACCAGGATTTAAAG CAGGTGGTAATGCTGAATATGGGATTGATATGCACCAGAAAGAACAACTCCATGACAATGCTGTGTCGATGATGCAATCTCAGCACTTCTCA ATGGGAAGGTCCTCAGGATTTAACTTGGGGGGAGCTTATTCTTCTCATAGGCCACAACAGCAGCAACAACATGCTCCATCAGTCAGCAGTAGTGGTGTCTCGTTTTCACAAGTAAACAATCAGGATTTTCTCCATATGCATGGTTCAGACATATTCCCATCATCACattcaacatatcattcacag ACTAATGGAGGACCTCCTGGCATTGGATTAAGACCTCTGAATTCTGCCAATTCAGTTTCTGGTATGGGTTCATATGACCAGCTTATTCAGCAGTATCAACAACAAAATCAATCCCAGTTTCGCCTGCAACAGATGTCAGCTGGAAATCAATCATTTAGGGATCAGGGAGTGAAATCAATGCAGTCAGCGCAATCTGCTCCAGACCTATTTGGTTTGCTTGGATTGTTAAGTGTCATAAGGATGAGCGATCCTGATCTTACATCGCTTGCACTTGGAATTGATTTGACAACGCTGGGATTAAACTTGAATTCAACAGAAAATCTTCACAAGACTTTTGGTTCCCCGTGGTCTGATGAGCCAGCTAAGGGTGATCCAGAGTTTGGTGTTCCTCAATGTTACTATACTAAACAACCGCCTGTACTACAT AAAGGGTATTTTTCAAAGTTTTCTGTGGAAACGTTGTTCTATATCTTTTACAG CATGCCCAAAGACGAAGCCCAATTATATGCTGCCAATGAACT TAATAATAGAGGCTGGTTTTATCACAAGGAGCACCGTCTGTGGTTCATAAGGGTACCGAACATGGAGCCACTTGGGAAGACCAACACGTACGAGAGAGGATCTTATCACTGCTTTGATCCCAATACATTTGAAACAGTCCGAAAG GATAATTTTGTCGTGCATTATGAGTTGTTGGAGAAGAGACCGACGTTACCACAGCGTTGA
- the LOC137716218 gene encoding probable NOT transcription complex subunit VIP2 isoform X1 gives MSGLLNSSLNGSASNLPDNSGRFASSFSGQSGAASPVFHHSGSIQGLHNIHGSFSVPNMPGTLTSRSSTLNNVPSGGVQQPTGSLSGGRFTSNNLPVALSQLSHGSSHGHSGITNRGGISVVGNPGFSSSTNGIGGSIPGILPTSAAIGNRNAVSGLGVSPILGNAGPRITSSMGNMVGGGNIGRSISSGGGLSVPGLASRLNLSANSGSGSLTVQGQNRLMSGVLPQGSPQVISMLGNSYPNPGGPLSQSHVQVNNLSSMGIMNDVNSNDSSPFDINDFPSLTSRPSSAGGPQGQLGSLRKQGLGVSPIVQQNQEFSIQNEDFPALPGFKAGGNAEYGIDMHQKEQLHDNAVSMMQSQHFSMGRSSGFNLGGAYSSHRPQQQQQHAPSVSSSGVSFSQVNNQDFLHMHGSDIFPSSHSTYHSQTNGGPPGIGLRPLNSANSVSGMGSYDQLIQQYQQQNQSQFRLQQMSAGNQSFRDQGVKSMQSAQSAPDLFGLLGLLSVIRMSDPDLTSLALGIDLTTLGLNLNSTENLHKTFGSPWSDEPAKGDPEFGVPQCYYTKQPPVLHKGYFSKFSVETLFYIFYSMPKDEAQLYAANELNNRGWFYHKEHRLWFIRVPNMEPLGKTNTYERGSYHCFDPNTFETVRKDNFVVHYELLEKRPTLPQR, from the exons ATGTCGGGTTTACTTAAT TCTTCTCTGAACGGATCAGCCTCAAATCTTCCAGACAATAGTGGGCGATTTGCGTCATCTTTCTCTGGTCAATCTGGTGCAGCTTCTCCTGTTTTTCATCACTCAG GAAGTATTCAGGGATTGCATAACATTCATGGGAGCTTCAGTGTTCCCAACATGCCAGGTACTTTaacatcaagaagttcaacattAAATAATGTGCCTTCCGGTGGAGTACAACAACCAACTGGAAGCCTCTCTGGCGGACGATTCACATCAAATAACCTTCCTGTTGCTTTGTCTCAG TTATCTCATGGAAGCTCCCATGGACATTCAGGAATCACTAATAGAGGAGGTATAAGTGTAGTAGGAAACCCTGGATTTAGTAGTAGCACAAATGGAATTGGCGGTTCTATTCCTGGGATTCTCCCTACATCTGCTGCAATTGGTAACCGGAATGCTGTTTCAGGGTTGGGCGTGTCCCCAATTTTGGGAAATGCAGGTCCTCGGATTACAAGTTCCATGGGAAACATGGTTGGTGGGGGCAACATTGGGAGGAGTATTAGCTCTGGTGGAGGCTTGTCAGTGCCTGGTCTTGCTTCTCGTCTAAATTTAAGTGCAAATAGTGGATCTGGAAGCTTAACTGTCCAAGGGCAAAATCGCTTGATGAGTGGTGTGCTACCACAAG GGTCTCCGCAAGTAATTTCAATGCTTGGAAATTCTTATCCTAATCCTGGAGGTCCACTTTCTCAAAGCCATGTCCAAGTGAATAATTTGAGCTCTATGGGAATAATGAATGATGTGAATTCTAATGACAGTTCTCCTTTTGACATCAATGATTTCCCTTCATTAACAAGTCGTCCTAGTTCTGCGGGAGGGCCTCAGGGGCAATTGG GTTCACTACGAAAACAAGGCCTTGGCGTTAGTCCTATTGTTCAACAGAACCAAGAGTTCAGCATCCAAAATGAGGACTTTCCAGCTTTACCAGGATTTAAAG CAGGTGGTAATGCTGAATATGGGATTGATATGCACCAGAAAGAACAACTCCATGACAATGCTGTGTCGATGATGCAATCTCAGCACTTCTCA ATGGGAAGGTCCTCAGGATTTAACTTGGGGGGAGCTTATTCTTCTCATAGGCCACAACAGCAGCAACAACATGCTCCATCAGTCAGCAGTAGTGGTGTCTCGTTTTCACAAGTAAACAATCAGGATTTTCTCCATATGCATGGTTCAGACATATTCCCATCATCACattcaacatatcattcacag ACTAATGGAGGACCTCCTGGCATTGGATTAAGACCTCTGAATTCTGCCAATTCAGTTTCTGGTATGGGTTCATATGACCAGCTTATTCAGCAGTATCAACAACAAAATCAATCCCAGTTTCGCCTGCAACAGATGTCAGCTGGAAATCAATCATTTAGGGATCAGGGAGTGAAATCAATGCAGTCAGCGCAATCTGCTCCAGACCTATTTGGTTTGCTTGGATTGTTAAGTGTCATAAGGATGAGCGATCCTGATCTTACATCGCTTGCACTTGGAATTGATTTGACAACGCTGGGATTAAACTTGAATTCAACAGAAAATCTTCACAAGACTTTTGGTTCCCCGTGGTCTGATGAGCCAGCTAAGGGTGATCCAGAGTTTGGTGTTCCTCAATGTTACTATACTAAACAACCGCCTGTACTACAT AAAGGGTATTTTTCAAAGTTTTCTGTGGAAACGTTGTTCTATATCTTTTACAG CATGCCCAAAGACGAAGCCCAATTATATGCTGCCAATGAACT TAATAATAGAGGCTGGTTTTATCACAAGGAGCACCGTCTGTGGTTCATAAGGGTACCGAACATGGAGCCACTTGGGAAGACCAACACGTACGAGAGAGGATCTTATCACTGCTTTGATCCCAATACATTTGAAACAGTCCGAAAG GATAATTTTGTCGTGCATTATGAGTTGTTGGAGAAGAGACCGACGTTACCACAGCGTTGA